Proteins encoded by one window of Astatotilapia calliptera chromosome 13, fAstCal1.2, whole genome shotgun sequence:
- the etaa1b gene encoding ewing's tumor-associated antigen 1 codes for MSEARTHAEFTELWRTVSKLSYKKTQDTKAAKQMPDTTTTPVSKDFQSPQHRGCSRYTGLANGDSPGDVEPSQDIIWDSTSPTQTHTGLRNTRAVEISDIVNRIAPKDVKPERTDSSLLQWIGDSAMPATPEIQKPRLRKKSSRQSSVEDLMKLARQFDESMQQDKETSESLVINLNECLNTSETKLKPSSLHDSLKDLKYPSAPDQIEAELHALFDCSTQSAWLSRGSAVSTCSQEIRGQPVNAALSEDQQSELKSAEKSGTAAHPAEEKGTNSCSANNCDDFDDDWENDELLNDPFLLAMTHKPNEQHDTNPNTTFQSETKTNTTHSTPVRKPIANAIPAHKPSNLNCKPSCSVKSSETKLTLQELCPKLKTTNRNTFKLEPNPNLRSQMAKEVSTKSNFTIIQPKPQMFDQKSATAKTSTTPQPDKVTNDHRGASLGKHSVKDISDSLWDDRDDDALLYQVCDSVEKIANSQSLQVSSGNCQEKQDIDVDRQRKTTGPQPINMTRSGNVGASTNRQSPCAFVRSNSLPRASYETVNFQGWNVPMKGANKKSQMSQSFPGSHTNLGTLSQCGDSSGTFQAGNANVDMKQHPVMARAVHNAKSHHTAFKRNLSDSAAISTKVFVTSQMTGKCSAAEIERKKQEALARRRLRMQTATKP; via the exons ATTTTCAAAGTCCCCAGCATCGAGGTTGCAGCAGATACACCGGCTTGGCTAATGGAGATTCTCCAGGAGATGTGGAACCTTCACAAGATATCATCTGGGATTCCACATCTCCCACTCAGACTCATACTG GACTCAGGAACACTAGAGCTGTGGAAATATCTGATATTGTGAACCGCATTGCTCCAAAG GATGTAAAACCAGAAAGGACTGACTCCTCTTTGCTGCAGTGGATCGGTGACAGTGCCATGCCCGCCACACCAGAGATTCAAAAGCCAAGACTCAGGAAGAAATCCTCTAG GCAAAGCAGTGTGGAGGACCTCATGAAACTCGCCAGGCAGTTTGATGAGAGCATGCAGCAAGATAAGGAAACTTCAGAAAGCCTTGTGATCAATCTTAATGAATGTCTGAACACTtctgaaacaaaactgaaaccaTCGTCACTCCATGATAGCTTGAAGGACCTAAAGTACCCATCGGCACCAGACCAGATAGAGGCAGAGCTGCATGCTCTGTTTGACTGCTCCACTCAGAGTGCATGGCTAAGCCGTGGCTCTGCAGTATCCACCTGTTCACAGGAAATAAGAGGCCAACCTGTGAATGCAGCTTTATCCGAAGACCAACAATCAGAGCTCAAATCAGCTGAAAAGTCTGGCACAGCTGCACATCCTGCTGAAGAAAAGGGAACTAATAGCTGTAGTGCAAATAACTGTGATGACTTTGATGATGACTGGGAGAATGATGAATTACTTAATGACCCTTTTTTGCTGGCGATGACCCATAAGCCCAATGAGCAACATGACACCAATCCTAACACCACCTTTCAGTCTGAGACTAAGACAAACACTACTCACTCTACCCCTGTTCGTAAACCCATTGCAAATGCAATCCCTGCACACAAGCCTTCAAACCTAAACTGCAAGCCTAGCTGCAGTGTGAAAAGTTCTGAAACAAAACTGACACTCCAGGAACTCTGTCCCAAACTGAAGACTACCAACCGAAACACTTTCAAATTAGAGCCAAACCCCAACTTGCGGTCACAGATGGCCAAAGAGGTTTCCACTAAGTCCAACTTCACCATTATACAACCCAAGCCACAGATGTTTGACCAGAAATCTGCAACTGCAAAGACATCCACTACACCTCAACCTGACAAGGTCACTAATGATCACAGAGGGGCTTCTTTAGGAAAACACTCTGTTAAAGATATTTCAGACAGCTTGTGGGATGATAGGGATGATGACGCACTGCTCTACCAGGTATGTGACAGTGTGGAGAAGATCGCCAACAGTCAGTCGCTCCAAGTGAGCTCCGGTAACtgccaagaaaaacaagataTTGATGTAGACAGACAACGGAAAACCACAGGGCCGCAGCCCATCAACATGACTCGGTCTGGGAACGTCGGTGCCAGCACTAACAGACAAtcaccttgtgcttttgttcGTTCTAACTCATTACCAAGGGCTAGTTATGAAACTGTGAACTTCCAAGGATGGAACGTTCCCATGAAGGGTGCCAACAAAAAATCACAGATGTCTCAAAGCTTCCCAGGAAGCCACACAAATTTGGGTACATTAAGTCAGTGCGGGGATTCATCTGGAACTTTCCAGGCTGGAAATGCTAATGTGGATATGAAGCAACATCCAGTGATGGCCAGAGCGGTACACAACGCCAAGAGCCATCACACAGCTTTCAAAAGAAATCTATCTGACTCAGCAGCCATAAGCACCAAAG TTTTTGTCACAAGCCAGATGACAGGAAAGTGCTCTGCTGCAGAGATTgagaggaaaaaacaggaagcttTGGCCAGGAGGCGACTGCGAATGCAGACCGCCACAAAGCCATAG